Part of the Bacteroidota bacterium genome is shown below.
GATCGTGTGGGTAGCAGGTACAATCCTAAGAAAAGCCGTCACGAACTACAAAGCAACGGAGAAATATATCTGGCACGAGATGCCATAGATAGTGCAGCTGAGCAAGTAGCATATTAACAAAACCCTGCCCCACTTAAACTGTATTTTGCAAAAACAGTATCTTGCAGCTCCTGCTTTTGCATAGTAACCAGCACGAGATATGAAATCCTCCAGACGAAACTTCCTGCAGCGGGCCGCACTTGGTGGGGCAGCCGGCATGTTCACCTTTATTCCCTCCGAAGTCGTTGCCGAAAGGCGCAAACGAAGCAGCGTTGCTGCCAGCGACCGGATTCGCTTTGGCGTAATCGGTTGTAACGGCATGGGCTGGACCAATATGCGCATCCTCTTGAACATCGACGAAGTTGAGTGTACTGCTTTATGTGATGTAGATCAAAGTGTACTGGATCGACGGGCAAAGAATGCTGAAGATGTACAGGGTAAAAAGCCGGCGTTGTACAAAGATTATCGCAAGCTGCTGGATGACGATAGTATCGATGCGGTTATCATAGCCACCCCCGATCACTGGCACTGCAAAATGATGGTGGATGCAGTTGAGGCTGGCAAGCACGTCTATGTGGAAAAGCCGCTGGCAAATTCCATTCAGGAATGCAATATCATGGTGGATGCAGTCGAGCGCACAGGCAAAATTGTGCAGGTTGGCCAGTGGCAACGCAGCGCGCGGCATTATAAGTCTGCCATGGACTATGTACACTCCGGCAAGCTGGGGCAAATTCGCCTTGTTAAGGTTTGGGCCTATCAGGGCTGGATGAAACCGATCCTTGTCAAACCAGACAGCAACCCACCGCCAGGCGTCGACTACGACCTGTGGCTGGGCCCTGCGCCCAAACGCGCCTTCAATCCGAATCGATTCCACTTTAACTACCGGTGGTTTTGGGATTATTCGGGAGGCATGCAAGTAGATTGGGGCGTTCACGAAATTGACATCGCATTACAAATCATGCAGGCAACAGCGCCTAAATCAATCACAGCTTCCGGCGGTAAGCTGGCTTACCCCGATGATGCCTCAGAGACGCCTGACACCCTGCAATCGGTTTTTGAGTATGACAATTTCAACTTGCTGTGGGAGCACGCAACAGGCATAGACGTTGGAAATTTCGGGACCACAGAAGGGATTGCGTTCATCGGAAATAACGGCACGCTGGCATTGAGCAGGCAAGGCTGGAAAGTCCTCCCAGAAAAAGAGTTTGTAGATGGCGTTGCCCGGTATAAAATGGAGTCACTGCCCAATCAGCCGGCCGGCGGATTCAGCGAGTATGTAGAGGCACACGCGCGTAATTTCATCGAGGCCATGCAAACCAATAACCCGGGTATTTTGGCAGCTGATGTTGTGGCCGGCAAAATTGCCGCATCAAATGGCCACATGGGCAACATTGCCTACAAAACAGGCCGCAAGGTGTATTGGGATGCTGCCAGGGGTAACTTTGGAGCGGACGCAGAAGCCAATGCGTTAATGAATACGCAGTATCACAATGGATGGACATTGCCTGGAAAGTAGAAAGAGGGGTGGCGGCTGTTTAGCAAGGGTGCGAACAGCCGCCAAACTTCCATTAACCGACCCTAAAGAAATGACCCGGGAAGAATTAGCTGGTTTAACAGACGAAGTATTACTTCAAGAACAAAAAAAGGTAAAAACAAGCAAAACATTTAATGCGTTTCTTATCGGCATCTTTATTGGCATTGCAGTCTACAGTGCGGTAAGGAATGGGCCAGGCTTTGCAACCGTTTTCCCATTGATATTTGTCTATTTTGCCTTCAGAAACGGAAAAAAGGCCCAGACTTTGGAGCAAGAAGTTCAGGCGCGCGATATAAAGTAAGGTCAACCATTTCCAAGCGGTGCAGCAACCGGTATACAGCTTCTC
Proteins encoded:
- a CDS encoding Gfo/Idh/MocA family oxidoreductase, producing the protein MKSSRRNFLQRAALGGAAGMFTFIPSEVVAERRKRSSVAASDRIRFGVIGCNGMGWTNMRILLNIDEVECTALCDVDQSVLDRRAKNAEDVQGKKPALYKDYRKLLDDDSIDAVIIATPDHWHCKMMVDAVEAGKHVYVEKPLANSIQECNIMVDAVERTGKIVQVGQWQRSARHYKSAMDYVHSGKLGQIRLVKVWAYQGWMKPILVKPDSNPPPGVDYDLWLGPAPKRAFNPNRFHFNYRWFWDYSGGMQVDWGVHEIDIALQIMQATAPKSITASGGKLAYPDDASETPDTLQSVFEYDNFNLLWEHATGIDVGNFGTTEGIAFIGNNGTLALSRQGWKVLPEKEFVDGVARYKMESLPNQPAGGFSEYVEAHARNFIEAMQTNNPGILAADVVAGKIAASNGHMGNIAYKTGRKVYWDAARGNFGADAEANALMNTQYHNGWTLPGK